The Ziziphus jujuba cultivar Dongzao chromosome 7, ASM3175591v1 genome includes a region encoding these proteins:
- the LOC107425434 gene encoding protein DOWNSTREAM OF FLC, with amino-acid sequence MSMAMARLFLLSALCVLLPALVLGQFQIQGRIYCDNCRFGFETEITTYIQGATVRLECVNRTNLQVMYSAETQTDSTGTYNFDVKEDHQDQMCNCLLGKSPVANCNKADRGRKIASAVLTAYNGVVNRFHKVNSMGFLINEALPHCKQLHNKYFASE; translated from the exons ATGAGCATGGCCATGGCTAGGCTTTTCTTATTGTCTGCTCTCTGTGTTCTTCTTCCAGCACTCGTCTTGGGCCAATTCCAAATCCAAGGCCGTATCTATTGCGACAATTGCCGTTTTGGGTTCGAAACTGAAATCACAACTTACATTCAAG GTGCAACGGTGAGACTTGAGTGTGTAAACAGGACCAACTTACAGGTAATGTACAGTGCTGAGACACAGACAGACTCAACGGGAACATACAACTTTGATGTTAAGGAAGACCACCAGGACCAGATGTGCAACTGCCTTCTGGGTAAAAGCCCAGTTGCTAATTGCAACAAAGCAGATCGGGGACGCAAAATTGCCTCTGCAGTTCTCACAGCCTACAATGGTGTAGTCAACCGGTTTCATAAGGTCAACTCTATGGGCTTCTTAATCAATGAGGCTTTGCCCCACTGCAAGCAACTTCATAACAAGTACTTTGCATCCGAGTGA
- the LOC107425435 gene encoding protein SOSEKI 2, with protein MEVRSRRQRETSPDRAKVCMRPTVKPIKKVQVVYYLSRNGHLEHPHYMEVTHLPNQPLRLRDVMDRLTTLRGKGMPALYSWSCKRSYKNGYVWNDLAENDVIYPAEGLEYVLKGSELVEGCSERLQQLQLGNRQQVQDHLNFQSRQKALAPSRQRENEEAAENTKYEDQADYDEEEEEYEDEEKTSYTSSTTPHSRCSRGVSTDELEEDNAPTQKNPSESTLSGMHSSSIMVCNKSKQNNNVSKRFEDGDPVEISESAPSRNSVLLQLIACGSSAVAKATKNSACVKQPVYNGSSSSSNNCRAVKRSSSESFHRGVVCRRAMKVAEEEEMINYMSENPRFGNLQAEEKEYFSGSILESMKEDRVAEQPVLKKSNSYNEERSTKARLGEETVEEEEKKEKAALRGKCMPRKKFSGSSKQPKK; from the exons ATGGAAGTTCGTTCGAGAAGACAAAGAGAAACCAGCCCAGATAGAGCCAAAGTTTGCATGAGACCCACAGTCAAACCCATCAAGAAAGTCCAAGTTGTTTACTATCTTTCAAGAAATGGCCATCTTGAGCATCCTCATTACATGGAGGTCACCCATTTGCCCAATCAACCTCTTCGTTTAAGAg ATGTAATGGACCGGCTAACGACTCTCAGAGGCAAAGGCATGCCAGCACTGTACTCTTGGTCTTGCAAAAG AAGCTACAAAAATGGCTATGTGTGGAATGACTTAGCTGAGAACGATGTAATATATCCAGCGGAAGGATTAGAGTATGTGCTTAAAGGATCAGAACTCGTTGAAGGCTGTTCTG AGAGATTGCAACAGCTTCAATTAGGCAACAGACAACAAGTTCAGGACCACCTAAATTTCCAATCAAGACAGAAAGCTCTGGCTCCGAGCCGACAGAGAGAAAACGAAGAAGCTGCAGAGAACACCAAGTACGAAGACCAAGCTGATTAtgatgaagaagaggaagagtaCGAAGACGAAGAGAAAACAAGCTATACCAGTTCAACCACACCTCACTCTCGCTGCTCCAGAGGGGTTTCCACAGATGAACTCGAAGAAGACAATGCTCCAACTCAGAAAAACCCCTCCGAGTCCACTCTGAGTGGTATGCATTCGTCATCAATCATGGTCTGCAACAAGTCGAAACAGAACAATAATGTCTCTAAACGGTTCGAAGATGGAGACCCAGTTGAGATATCCGAGTCGGCACCAAGCCGGAACTCGGTGCTTCTCCAACTGATTGCATGTGGTAGTTCAGCAGTGGCAAAAGCAACGAAGAACTCGGCGTGTGTGAAGCAACCGGTGTATAACGGCAGCAGCAGCAGTAGTAATAATTGCAGGGCAGTGAAAAGGAGTAGCAGTGAGAGTTTTCATAGAGGCGTTGTGTGCAGGAGAGCAATGAAGGTTGCAGAAGAGGAGGAAATGATAAACTACATGTCGGAGAATCCAAGGTTTGGGAATCTACAGGCAGAGGAAAAGGAGTACTTCAGTGGGAGTATTTTGGAGTCCATGAAAGAGGATAGAGTTGCAGAACAACCTGTGCTCAAGAAGTCCAACTCATACAATGAAGAAAG GAGCACTAAAGCTAGGCTTGGAGAAGAAACAGTGGaggaagaggaaaagaaagagaaggcaGCATTGAGAGGAAAATGCATGCCTCGAAAGAAATTCTCTGGTTCGTCCAAACAGCCCAAGAAATGA